The nucleotide sequence CCGGACAGCACCGGCTCGGCCAGGTCTGGGCGCCTCAACTCGACGTAGCAGGCTCCGCGTTCCTCGGCGAGCCGGGAGCCGTCGAAGCGCAACCATCCGCCGTTGTGCACTCGGCCGTGCAGGTAGTTGACCTCTTCGGCCTGGTCGAGCGCCCGCCGGCACCCGCCCAGGTCACCGAGGCCCGCGAGAGCCTGCGCCCGCACAGTTCGTGCCCACTGCCGGGTCGACAGCGCGCTGTCCCCGTTCTGGGCCAGGTCAGCGGCAACGTCCAGCATCGGTGCGGCGTGCCGGAAGTCGCGCTCGTAGACGCTGATGAAGGCGTGACGGATCATCGCGCACGCCCAGAGGTCGTAGGCAGCGGCTTCTCGCGCGGCGGTCGCTGCCAGGGTGTAGCAGTGCGCGGCCTCGATGTACGCGTTCGCGTCGAAGGCAACCTCGCCGGCGAGCTGGAGCAGGTCGGCGGTGACCTCGCAGAGCCGACGGTGCACGGGTGTCGTGTGGGAGCGGCGTAGGTTGGCCGTGAGCGTCGTCAGCTGACGGTTGACCAGCGGCGATACTGCTGACTTGGACTCAGCCGCGCCGAAGGCCGCCCACAGCTGGGCGTTTAGCGCCTCGTACTCGTCGAGGGTCGCTGGGTCTAGTCGCTGGGTCCCGTCACTGGAGGACTCGATGCGCGCCCAGTCGAGCTGGCTGCCCGGGACGGGCGCAGCCAACAGCGCACCTGTCAGGCTCAGCAGGCGTAGCAACTCGCGGCGGTTCATGTCGCCAGTGTCCGTGATCTCCCTGCCGGTCAGCGACTCGCGAGCGCGATCATCACCAGGGGTGAGCGCCTCGCTAGGGGGCATCTGGTGCGCAACGGGATCAGAATGGCGTTGGCCACGGGTGATGTAGAAGCCCAGGTCGGCGTCCCGCGATGCCTTCAGCACCGCCCGGAATGCCTCCCGGGTCGTGGGTTTGGGCCAGCGGTGTTCTCCCCGCTCAAGCTTGCCGACGTGGTTGGCGTCCATGCTGGTTCTCGTGCCGTAGGTGTCCCACAGGTAGTTGTTGACCGCCTCAGCGACCTCCTGCCGGGACATCCGTCGGCCTGAGCCGCTCGGGGACAGAAGTCGACGGCGGGCGTCACTGAGCAGGGTGTTGGGGCCATCTGACGCACCCGACTTCGGTGCCAACCCGTCACCGCCCGTCGAAAACTCGCTGTGATCCTTACGGATGGTCCTGCAAGATCGGCGCCACCCTCATCCCTGGCCCGCTGGGCCTCGGGCCTCCGTTGCGGAACGAGGCGACCCGACGGACCGATTTGCCGGAATGCCAGCCCAGCTTGCCAGCGTGACTACCTGATTACAAGACGAACTACCAACGGAACGTCAGGCTGACCGCAACCCGTCCGGGTGGCCTGCTCACCCCTGAACACGCCAATGACCTGCGATTATCGAGGCGCTGGCCTGCTCATTCGGCCGTGGAAGGCTGCGCAGGTTGGTGGTTCTAAACGTAGTCCGGAGCGCAACCGCGCAGCTCGAGCGGGCCGGGCTGGCTCCGGATGTCCGGGTCAGGTCCAGGTCAGGCGTTGCCGGAGCAGCTGTGTTCGGCGGGGTTCGCGGTACGGGAGAGCGCGTTGGTCGGCCTCGGACGCTTCCGTGGCCGGTCGAGTTCGCGGAGTTCGGCGCGGGTGGCGTGGAACAGGTGGTAGTCGTAGAGGTCGGTGCCGAGCTTGTCTACTTCCGATAGCGCTGCGGCCGGTGCGGTGACGTAGCGCAGGGCAATGGCTCGGCACAGGCGGGTCACGGGCGACGGGGAGAAGTGGAGCAGCATGTCGTAGAGGACGGCGATCTGGGGCCAGTCGGTGTCTTCCCATCGTTTGGGTTCGGCGCGGCAGGCGATGATCGCGGCTTGGAGTTGGTACGGGCCGGGCCGGCGCATGGCGGCGGCGCGGGCGATCAGGCGGTTGGCTTCCTCGATCGTCTCGTGGTCCCAGCGGGTCCGGTCCTGATGCTGGAGCTGGACGATGCGGCCGTCGGGGTCGAAGCGGGCGGCGGCTCGGGCCTGGTGGAGTCGGATGAGGGCCAGTAGTCCAAGTACTTCGGGTTCGGTGGGCATGGGCTGGTGCAGCAGGCTGGCGAGGAACTCGGCCTCGTCGACCAGGTCGCGGGACTGGGCCTGGGTCCCCGCCGGTGGACAGGTAGACGGCGTCCGCAGCCCAGACCGCCTACGTCACCAGGCCATAGGCCAGGCACGGGAGCAACCAAGTCGGCGTCGGCCGGCGCGTGCCGAGCCGCACGATCCAGCCGACACCGAAGCATGCAGCCCAGCTCCGTCGCGCCTCGACATCTGTAGCTCCCTGACTACTTATGGCGATATTCTCTGTTGTCTGCTGGCGCGCAGACGCGGCGGCAGGCGGAACATGCGGGCGTATCGGGAAGGATTAGCGATGACGGCGAG is from Micromonospora sp. WMMD1102 and encodes:
- a CDS encoding transcriptional regulator, which codes for MSRQEVAEAVNNYLWDTYGTRTSMDANHVGKLERGEHRWPKPTTREAFRAVLKASRDADLGFYITRGQRHSDPVAHQMPPSEALTPGDDRARESLTGREITDTGDMNRRELLRLLSLTGALLAAPVPGSQLDWARIESSSDGTQRLDPATLDEYEALNAQLWAAFGAAESKSAVSPLVNRQLTTLTANLRRSHTTPVHRRLCEVTADLLQLAGEVAFDANAYIEAAHCYTLAATAAREAAAYDLWACAMIRHAFISVYERDFRHAAPMLDVAADLAQNGDSALSTRQWARTVRAQALAGLGDLGGCRRALDQAEEVNYLHGRVHNGGWLRFDGSRLAEERGACYVELRRPDLAEPVLSGALSQNLSTRRRGTVLTDLALVGVQRSDVHQIVHYGSAALDTARQSGSGVVGSKLNQLHHHLQPFLADTHVRHLNRQISALVRAGS
- a CDS encoding DUF6596 domain-containing protein, encoding MRTPSTCPPAGTQAQSRDLVDEAEFLASLLHQPMPTEPEVLGLLALIRLHQARAAARFDPDGRIVQLQHQDRTRWDHETIEEANRLIARAAAMRRPGPYQLQAAIIACRAEPKRWEDTDWPQIAVLYDMLLHFSPSPVTRLCRAIALRYVTAPAAALSEVDKLGTDLYDYHLFHATRAELRELDRPRKRPRPTNALSRTANPAEHSCSGNA